AGAATTATTTATAAGAAATCGAAGATTAGGGAAAAGTCCAGAAAATGTTTGTACATCAAAACTTTTTCTATTGATTTTCTTCTATTAATAATTTCATTACCCCTCCTATTTATCTGTATAAAACTGTATGAGTAGTTCAGACTAGCTTGAGCCGCAGCACCCAGCAAACACATCGGGGCCAAGATGAGTACTAACACAAACAGGATTGATATTTGGGACCAACTTGAGAAACTGAACTGGAGCCTGGTAAATTTTGTCCTTATTTTCCATGGTGGCCCCATTTGTGTTTGCCCTGGTGTGTTTATAGTGGGAATTTGATGGGCCCCAAACCAATAACTAATGCTAATATTTATGCACTTATTACAAACGATAGAAGGATTTTTCATGCACGACTTAAAATTGTGATCGATGTACCGGTACCGTCATGTAAGCAAAGgatctgaaaaatgtttttaatatttatttctttgtttgttttaccaCCACCTACAAGGGCAAAGTATGTCTCCCCACTGGCTgattactgttttgttttcatttcacagcattttagcgtttatatatattattattattattattattattattattatcattattacttTTGGGTATTAAATTAGCATTTTCTCATTTAGTAGCTTTGGAAGTAATACCATCTGTTTTGCTTTATAGAAAACTGTAAACCTCGTGAGCGTAAATGAGATGACAGTGGGACTAAATTAGCAGGAGAGAGCTGGTGCACGTCCTTAGCGATCCCAAAATGGATTTAGCCCCTCCCACTAACTCAAGTCACTGAGCATGCGCAGATTCCCGGCAGGTTGCACGAGTTTATTTTCAGGTTTGCTCTTGGAGAGTAGTGGTGAAGGTGTAAAACTAACCGCGGTCGGTCTTTGTGCCGATATAAAAATGTACTTCTTGGATATTTTGAGTTAAAACGTGAGTAGAAGCATCTCTGGATCATAAACGTTAGGATTGTGGCGGTGACGTGTGAAATGTTGCTGCGTGGTTTATCAGTATTTCCAGGCGGCGACAGACTTGCCAAGCCAGGCTAGTTGAGCTAACTAGCTAGCTGGTAGCCGAGCAGCCCAGAAAACAACGCTCACCTCTTTGCTGGCTTGGCACAGCGTGGTGTGGTGGGGTGTCGACGCggtatttatttacagttctAGTTTTTCGCAAGCGATAATATCTACAGACTAACAGGTACTACTCCAAAGTAACACTTCAGTCCAGAGACGGGGTGGTGGAACCTAGCACATATTAGCTATTTTGTGCGCTTTACGCTGCTGTGTGAGAGCCGGTGACCACTTTTAAGTAACATCCATCTTTCGACGTCCTACTTGTTCGTTTTAAAACAGACTGTTAAAATCGGTGCTGAAATGCGGCGCTGATGCATTCTTTATGTTAGCTAGGAGCATACTTTATAGCACAGCGGTCACATTGTTTTGGCTGACATGGCAGCTAGCGGATACTCTGACCTGAGGGAAAAGCTGAAGTCCATGACTCCGCACAGAGACGACTGTAAGAATAAATATGTGGACAGAACGAGTAACGGCAGCGCGAAAGGAAGAAAACGAAAGTATCGAGAGTCCGATGACGATGAGTATGGGCACAGTGATGACAGCGCTGAGCTCAGGGAACAGGAGGCCCGTCAGGTGAAGAGCAGCATCCAGCAGAGGAGCATCTTCACTCCGGAGGAGTGCGCCCGCATCGAGGAAAAGATAGACGAGGTGGTTGCCAAAGGAGAGGCAGGACATTACCGTGAACACACCGTGGACAGGGCACCCCTCCGCAATAAGTACTTCTTTGGGGAGGGTTATACATATGGAGCCCAACTGGAGAAGCGAGGGCCCGGTCAGGAGCGCCTGTATCGCAAAGGAGAGGTGGACGAGATCCCTAGCTGGGTGCATGAGTTGGTGATCAAGCGGCTGGTGTCCAACGGAGTGATCCCGGAAGGGTTTGTCAACAGTGCAGTCATCAATGATTATCAACCAGGTGGTTGCATAGTGTCGCATGTAGATCCCCTGCACATCTTTGCAAGGCCCATTGTCTCAGTGTCCTTCTTCAGTGACAGCGCACTCTGCTTTGGCTGCCGCTTCCAGTTCAAACCAATCCGGGTGTCAGAGCCTGTGTTTGTCCTGCCGGTGAAGAGAGGGAGCGTCACAGTACTCAGGTGACTTCCATCTTCACACTTTGAATACTTTTAATGTAATTGCTCAAGCTTAAAGTCTTgattactcttttttttctttcactctcAGTGGCTATGCTGCAGATGACATTACTCATTGTATTAGGCCCCAGGATATCAAAGAACGGCGTGCAGTGATCATCCTCAGAAAGTGAGTCAGCTTACTAATAATTTAACTGTCTTAAGTTAAATCTCCTTCGTCTTCTAGTTTTTCTACTTGTGCTCCCACTTCTTTTTGCCAGGACCAGACCTGATGCACCTCGACTGGACTCCGAAAGACCTTTAAGATCATCTCCCACAGGGAGGCCAGCTCCGTTGAAGGCCAAGCGCTCTCATCGCAAAGCAGATCCCGATGCTGCTCACAGGtatacatacacagacacaactGACTTTTTCCAAAGATACAAACTAAACAGAAAATGGGGTGATaagatattaaaaacaaaacgaaGGATCATCGGGAACTGGTAGAAATGGAAGAGGAGGACATCATAACATCCACAACTGTGATACATTAGCGGCGTTTTTATCTTACTCTCTTCAAAATTTGAAGTGAACTTAAGAAATGTTTCaactgataaaataattaagtgTTTAGGAGCAAATTAAGTAACCtgcatattttatctttttcagcAAATATGGGCTATTTTTATGGTCTTAAAGAAGATAAAGTTGATCAGTCATGTCTTTATTGATCAGAAGTACTGAACACTACCTGAATGTGCTGTTGCCTTGATTTGTGAGAGACTGGAGTATAAGTTTGAACCCAACTAGTCCAGGGTGGTTTTCTTATGAATGTTGGCATTCCTGTcaaaaaaactgaagcaaaataAGTGTAACAGGACTcttatttataaatcattacTGCTGAGGTTAAATTAGTGAGTAAATGTGGTGTAAAAATGTATCCTCACAAGTGAACACATTTCACAAGCTTCCCCTGAAACGGGCTCATAAGGTTGATAAGAAAATAGGATGTTGGTCATATTTTAATAGCTCTCATAACACCTTGAAGAAGTGCACGTGGGGTATACAATGTAGTATACGGACATAGTTCTGAGGTAAAGCAACAGATACTTAAGAGATTAATGTAGTGCAGAAACGGAtaataactgaaataaatttTAGTTTGCATGTGATAAACAAAATCTTTCTCCGCCAGGCCGAGGGTTCTAGAGATGGACAAAGAGGAGAACAGGCATCCTTCGTTCTCccatcatcgtcatcacagCATTACTTCAGAGAACTACTGGAGGCGTGATCAAGACAACAAACACCGGGAGAGTTCAGGGCGCAAAATCAAAATGAGACGCcactgagtattttttttttttttttttttttttttttttttttcccccttgtaggtttataaaaatgaatatcTCTGCTATTTTGTACCCATCACTATTATTTAGTAgatcattcatcattttgttaGTCCAGAAAAGACTGGCACAAGGAGCACAGTcatatttgttttgatttgggTCTGAATCATACTCTATGTATATTTGTTTCTGGCAGATAACACTGGTGTCTCTGCTGCATTTTCCATAACCTCATGTTACTCACTACAGTAAAAGGCTCTATTGTTACGTTACTCAGTTGCATTGAATTAAACttgtatttttcctttgttcatAGTTAATTCTGAATGGCATGTATTATTTTGTACACAAGATGTACAGACCTTAAAGAGCTAAAAAGGAAGATGTATGTATGAAGTTGTACAAAGCTAAACCTGAGCTATAATCTAACTTGTCATAATGTACAATATGTTTGTATAGTCTtttattgggggggggggggggggtgctttCATGAAGAATaatcctgtatttatttttttccctcgcTGCACTTAAGTACTTAAATTTAGGATCCATACCTTTGCCGTGCCCTGTCAGGTCTTCACTCTTTGTTAATTTTAACCTACATATTGCAGTTTAAGTTGAAGTAGCTGGCACGTGTGCAGCCTTGTTTTCTGTTGCGATTTGACCCATCTTAAAGGAGTTTAGAGTATAAACTACACTGATGCTCTAAGGAGTGAGGACTAACTCAGGTCTTCTTTTACACTCTGTCAGTCTAAAGATGCTCTACTTTATTGAGTTGGTCATGTCATTGTATTAAATCCAATTTTCCTCATATTGGGTCTTTTGGAACTTTGACCAAAACCGCAGCTATTGCTGCTCAATAGAGATGCCTTGTTTTAATCTGAACAAAACACAGGTTTTATTTGGGTCTGAACAAACTCAACTTTCACAAGTGAGATCTCTCTAAACACATGTCTCCTGCTTCCTGTCAGCCATGACAGCAATGTTAGTCTGAAGTTACACATGAACAAAAATAACTTCACAGGAGAAACTGCTTTCTAAAACAGGGTGAGTGAAGCTCTGCAGTACTTAAAACTTGGCAACAGTAATCTGCACAAAGTAAATACAAGACAGTGAGTTGAGAAAGAGATTTTGTGAACACTGGATAACATTGGTCAGGATAATGGCTCAGTGGTTATATATGTTTTGACTAAAGTGATACTGGCCAAAGTATTTCAAGATGaaattcattaataaaaaccATCTCAGTCAGTTCACCCTAGTAA
The Melanotaenia boesemani isolate fMelBoe1 chromosome 4, fMelBoe1.pri, whole genome shotgun sequence genome window above contains:
- the alkbh5 gene encoding RNA demethylase ALKBH5 — protein: MAASGYSDLREKLKSMTPHRDDCKNKYVDRTSNGSAKGRKRKYRESDDDEYGHSDDSAELREQEARQVKSSIQQRSIFTPEECARIEEKIDEVVAKGEAGHYREHTVDRAPLRNKYFFGEGYTYGAQLEKRGPGQERLYRKGEVDEIPSWVHELVIKRLVSNGVIPEGFVNSAVINDYQPGGCIVSHVDPLHIFARPIVSVSFFSDSALCFGCRFQFKPIRVSEPVFVLPVKRGSVTVLSGYAADDITHCIRPQDIKERRAVIILRKTRPDAPRLDSERPLRSSPTGRPAPLKAKRSHRKADPDAAHRPRVLEMDKEENRHPSFSHHRHHSITSENYWRRDQDNKHRESSGRKIKMRRH